One region of Gouania willdenowi chromosome 13, fGouWil2.1, whole genome shotgun sequence genomic DNA includes:
- the parlb gene encoding presenilins-associated rhomboid-like protein, mitochondrial isoform X1 encodes MAWRSCCFLFRLREGGSRWPHSFHQRGFKKITRKPELKKTPEEISPTHTEPAIQSRQNPFPRLDLQAPPTSPRAFGRLVRPFLFTVGFTGSSFAAASIWQYETLQSRVRSFFDEAKADWMEKLRPQKRGDARKEVNQWWNSLSEGQKTVTGIVVINFLVFCCWRIPSLQRVMIRYFTANPASKVLCAPMILSTFSHFSFFHLATNMYVLWSFSSSAVSILGREQFMAVYLSAGVISSFFSYVCKTLTGRFGPSLGASGAIMTVLAAVCTKMPEAKLAIVFLPMFTFTATHALKAIVAIDTAGLVLGWKIFDHAAHLGGAAFGVWYMLTGHELIWRKRESLVKLWHELRTRGRGG; translated from the exons atggcgtGGAGAAGCTGCTGTTTTCTGTTCAGACTGAGAGAAGGAGGAAG CAGGTGGCCTCACAGCTTTCATCAGCGCGGCTTCAAAAAAATCACACGCAAGCCAGAGCTGAAAAAAACGCCAGAGGAAATAAGCCCCACCCACACAGAGCCTGCTATCCAATCACGTCAAAACCCCTTTCCCCGCCTGGACCTGCAGGCTCCGCCCACCTCGCCTcgtgcctttggcagattggtCAGACCGTTCCTCTTCACTGTAGGG TTTACAGGAAGCTCATTCGCTGCCGCCTCCATTTGGCAGTATGAAACCCTCCAATCACGTGTCAGGAGCTTTTTTGACGAGGCCAAAGCTGATTGGATGGAGAAACTGAGACCTCAGAAACGAGGCGACGCCCGTAAAGAG GTTAACCAATGGTGGAACAGCCTGAGTGAAGGTCAGAAGACGGTCacag GAATTGTTGTGATAAACTTCCTGGTGTTTTGCTGTTGGAGGATTCCGTCACTACAACGCGTCATGATTCGCTACTTCACCGCAAACCCCGCCTCCA aGGTGCTGTGTGCCCCTATGATCCTCTCCACCTTCAGTCACTTCTCCTTCTTCCACTTGGCCACCAACATGTACGTTCTGTGGAGTTTCTCCAGCAGCGCCGTCAGCATCCTGGGGAGGGAGCAGTTCATGGCTGTCTACCTgtcagcag GTGTCATCTCCTCCTTCTTCAGTTACGTCTGTAAAACTCTCACAGGAAGGTTTGGACCATCGCTGGGAGCA TCTGGAGCCATCATGACGGTTCTTGCAGCGGTTTGTACCAAAATGCCTGAAGCAAAGCTCGCCATCGTCTTCCTCCCAATGTTCACCTTCACCGCCACCCAC GCACTCAAAGCCATCGTTGCCATTGATACAGCTGGTCTGGTTTTGGGTTGGAAGATATTTGACCATGCGGCTCATTTAGGAGGAGCCGCATTTGGAgt GTGGTACATGCTGACTGGCCACGAGCTGATCTGGAGAAAAAGGGAGTCGTTGGTCAAACTGTGGCACGAGCTGCGGAcgcgaggaagaggaggatga
- the exoc3l2b gene encoding tumor necrosis factor alpha-induced protein 2: MPILKNLPVRLKGGGPTLENGLILRRMSLNITPHHSPFEHDDGGSAHRWSPGSSLLDGDTPRDRNPFEDEEDENEANEGKKGGGGSSSSKRTFTFKSPLKSLGKLGRNLRVSGRSQGSASPSPQGTPSPAEKKKRGRRSSEGSLLRFAGKYRDSLGYRKESTVNGETGGTADSECDSSSRRVSFMKMVGLGKMKRESNNDQSSQAPEDQPVQQQAAEEEVKPREPLSVLEILQLVKKRDLLLADSHILELEQECTEGGREGAASPEDRAGVKDGGRRKAKDVELLYEELQKELWAVVRESLRSPTAGPNLGLVVQVLQQEEEVDKRWALGEGVPGGPRPRRLKQRWTEAVREAADGSLPQRAEFTAGELHRYLDRLRARVVEDLGAARRNVVSIYPEEYQPLQVYVEGYHQAVSKRLTAITDRQLEITDTYSLLDYLHNIYNRDVLGTLSITCAFSRAQLPPLLSSDTVDRLELDCLNSVRAKVTTELSQLLDEEEKKWMETLHVEEFNISLARTVIQRLQEDLERSASVSRSLNSRVSQCSLNGLADFLYSFQRKVEMFHEGMQNVTITENQDGYVSKTIAMVNCCPPLRGFVQRCAQCVSLSEDSLQRANRSLDVVVKLGIKVLSERLYTHIRPLFDSVVRRKWLTNTDPFDQIESIIKEDFKKYRRMDSPPYQLLTDDVHRRVVTEYLRSLMKGRIVCSSTKIRRRASVRLRDEGHRIKVLFNELESPCSWLDSALSHISEIIQLEDVPSIQMEVAVLVREFPDIRKKHVSALLNMRGMRRQAERQEILNVVEDIESGDGIPAPTRDRALFSDVPVVSEVHCLNLGLSRVSLAASACFSSLRAPRRKKTRRARGELAEDVL; this comes from the exons ATGCCTATCCTCAAAAACCTCCCAGTGCGTCTGAAAGGCGGTGGTCCGACCCTAGAGAACGGCCTAATCCTGCGCAGGATGAGCCTGAACATCACACCCCACCACAGCCCCTTCGAGCATGACGACGGTGGCTCCGCCCACCGCTGGTCGCCGGGCAGCTCCCTCTTGGACGGCGACACCCCCAGGGACCGCAACCCATTtgaggatgaggaagatgagAACGAAGCCAACGAGGGGAAGAAAGGGGGCGGAGGAAGTAGCTCCTCTAAGAGAACGTTTACTTTCAAGTCTCCTCTGAAGAGCCTGGGGAAGCTGGGCCGGAACCTGAGGGTGTCCGGCCGCAGCCAGGGCAGCGCCTCACCCTCGCCACAGGGCACGCCCTCGCccgcagagaagaagaagagagggaggaggagctccGAGGGCAGCCTGCTCAG GTTTGCAGGGAAATATCGTGACTCATTGGGTTACCGAAAGGAGTCGACGGTGAACGGCGAGACGGGCGGCACCGCAGACAGCGAGTGCGACTCCAGCAGCCGCCGCGTGTCCTTCATGAAGATGGTTGGTCTGGGGAAGATGAAGCGGGAGTCTAACAACGACCAGTCGTCGCAGGCTCCCGAGGACCAGCCGGTGCAGCAGCAGGCAGCGGAGGAGGAGGTCAAACCCCGTGAGCCACTCTCAG TCCTGGAGATCCTGCAGCTGGTGAAGAAGAGGGACCTGCTCTTGGCTGACTCCCACATCCTGGAGCTGGAGCAGGAGTGCACAGAGGGGGGGCGCGAGGGGGCGGCTTCCCCCGAGGACAGGGCGGGCGTGAAGGACGGGGGGCGGAGGAAGGCCAAGGACGTGGAGCTGCTGTACGAGGAGCTGCAGAAGGAGCTTTGGGCGGTGGTCCGGGAATCCCTCAGGAGCCCCACCGCAGGGCCCAACCTGGGCCTGGTGGTGCAG gtcctccagcaggaggaggaggtggacaAACGCTGGGCGCTGGGTGAGGGGGTGCCCGGTGGCCCCCGGCCTCGCCGCCTCAAGCAAAGGTGGACGGAGGCGGTCCGGGAGGCGGCTGACGGCTCCCTGCCTCAGAGGGCGGAGTTTACGGCTGGGGAGCTGCACCGCTACCTGGACCGACTCAGAGCCCGGGTGGTGGAAGATCTCGGCGCCGCCAGGAGGAACGTGGTGTCCATTTACCCCGAGGAGTACCAGCCCCTCCAG GTGTATGTGGAGGGCTACCATCAAGCTGTGTCCAAAAGACTGACGGCCATCACTGACAGACAGCTGGAAATAACAGACACGTACTCACTACTAGACTATCTACACAACATCTACAACAG GGACGTCCTGGGGACTCTGAGTATAACGTGTGCGTTCAGTCGGGCTCAGCTCCCTCCTCTCCTGTCCTCTGACACCGTGGATCGTCTGGAGCTGGACTGTCTGAACTCTGTCAGG GCTAAAGTGACCACAGAGCTGAGTCAGCTCCTAGACGAGGAGGAAAAGAAGTGGATGGAGACGCTCCACGTGGAGGAGTTTAACATCAGCCTGGCTAGGACCGTCATACag AGGCTACAGGAGGATCTGGAGCGTTCAGCGTCCGTCAGCAGAAGTTTGAACTCCAGAGTCTCTCAGTGCAGCCTCAATGGGCTGGCTGACTTCCTCTACAG TTTTCAGAGGAAGGTGGAAATGTTTCATGAAGGAATGCAGAACGTCACCATCACAGAAAACCAGGACGGATACGTGTCTAAGACCATCGCTATGGTTAACTGCTGTCCTCCactcag aggctTTGTACAGCGTTGTGCTCAGTGTGTGTCTCTCAGTGAGGACTCTTTGCAGAGAGCAAACAGAAGTTTGGATGTCGTCGTTAAACTCGGAATTAAAGTTCTATCAGAACGACTCTACACACACATCAGG cctcTCTTTGACTCTGTGGTGAGGAGGAAGTGGCTGACGAACACGGATCCATTCGATCAGATTGAATCTATCATTAAAGAAGATTTTAAGAAGTACAGACGGATGGACTCTCCTCCATACCAG CTACTGACGGATGATGTCCACCGCCGTGTGGTCACTGAATATCTGCGCTCACTAATGAAAGGAAGGATCGTCTGTAGCTCGACTAAGATCAGACGGAGAGCGTCTGTGCGTCTGAGAGACGAAGGACACAGGATCAAAGTGCTCTTCAACGAGTTG GAGTCTCCTTGTAGCTGGTTGGACAGTGCCCTGTCCCACATCTCAGAGATTATTCAGTTGGAGGACGTCCCGTCCATTCAGATGGAGGTCGCTGTTTTGGTCCGAGAGTTTCCCGACATCAG GAAGAAACACGTCTCTGCGCTCCTCAACATGCGGGGCATGCGACGCCAGGCGGAGCGTCAGGAGATCCTCAACGTGGTGGAGGACATTGAGAGCGGCGATGGCATCCCGGCTCCAACTCGGGACCGCGCACTGTTTTCAGACGTCCCCGTGGTGTCCGAGGTCCACTGTTTGAACCTCGGTCTGAGCCGCGTGTCTCTCGCCGCCTCCGCCTGCTTCTCCTCGCTTCGAGCGCCGCGACGAAAGAAAACACGGAGAGCGAGAGGCGAGCTCGCCGAGGACGTTCTGTGA
- the parlb gene encoding presenilins-associated rhomboid-like protein, mitochondrial isoform X2: MAWRSCCFLFRLREGGRWPHSFHQRGFKKITRKPELKKTPEEISPTHTEPAIQSRQNPFPRLDLQAPPTSPRAFGRLVRPFLFTVGFTGSSFAAASIWQYETLQSRVRSFFDEAKADWMEKLRPQKRGDARKEVNQWWNSLSEGQKTVTGIVVINFLVFCCWRIPSLQRVMIRYFTANPASKVLCAPMILSTFSHFSFFHLATNMYVLWSFSSSAVSILGREQFMAVYLSAGVISSFFSYVCKTLTGRFGPSLGASGAIMTVLAAVCTKMPEAKLAIVFLPMFTFTATHALKAIVAIDTAGLVLGWKIFDHAAHLGGAAFGVWYMLTGHELIWRKRESLVKLWHELRTRGRGG, encoded by the exons atggcgtGGAGAAGCTGCTGTTTTCTGTTCAGACTGAGAGAAGGAGGAAG GTGGCCTCACAGCTTTCATCAGCGCGGCTTCAAAAAAATCACACGCAAGCCAGAGCTGAAAAAAACGCCAGAGGAAATAAGCCCCACCCACACAGAGCCTGCTATCCAATCACGTCAAAACCCCTTTCCCCGCCTGGACCTGCAGGCTCCGCCCACCTCGCCTcgtgcctttggcagattggtCAGACCGTTCCTCTTCACTGTAGGG TTTACAGGAAGCTCATTCGCTGCCGCCTCCATTTGGCAGTATGAAACCCTCCAATCACGTGTCAGGAGCTTTTTTGACGAGGCCAAAGCTGATTGGATGGAGAAACTGAGACCTCAGAAACGAGGCGACGCCCGTAAAGAG GTTAACCAATGGTGGAACAGCCTGAGTGAAGGTCAGAAGACGGTCacag GAATTGTTGTGATAAACTTCCTGGTGTTTTGCTGTTGGAGGATTCCGTCACTACAACGCGTCATGATTCGCTACTTCACCGCAAACCCCGCCTCCA aGGTGCTGTGTGCCCCTATGATCCTCTCCACCTTCAGTCACTTCTCCTTCTTCCACTTGGCCACCAACATGTACGTTCTGTGGAGTTTCTCCAGCAGCGCCGTCAGCATCCTGGGGAGGGAGCAGTTCATGGCTGTCTACCTgtcagcag GTGTCATCTCCTCCTTCTTCAGTTACGTCTGTAAAACTCTCACAGGAAGGTTTGGACCATCGCTGGGAGCA TCTGGAGCCATCATGACGGTTCTTGCAGCGGTTTGTACCAAAATGCCTGAAGCAAAGCTCGCCATCGTCTTCCTCCCAATGTTCACCTTCACCGCCACCCAC GCACTCAAAGCCATCGTTGCCATTGATACAGCTGGTCTGGTTTTGGGTTGGAAGATATTTGACCATGCGGCTCATTTAGGAGGAGCCGCATTTGGAgt GTGGTACATGCTGACTGGCCACGAGCTGATCTGGAGAAAAAGGGAGTCGTTGGTCAAACTGTGGCACGAGCTGCGGAcgcgaggaagaggaggatga
- the LOC114474799 gene encoding protein MB21D2, with the protein MAAPALSGRAGSMGNLGNGHSNGVGNNQSNGVGSNHGNSLGNSPTAAAGRQSVGPELDFRSAARMEDLNKLIQEFNKHEQREYDDQRALEIHTAKDFIFSMLGMVQKLDQKLPVANEYLLLSGGVREGVVDMDLDELSVFTRGTDYDMDFTLLVPALKLHDRNQPVTLDMRHSALGHSWLSLRLFDEGTISRWKDCCSVVEHVSGTANYFFSPTLVSDWFYRSISLVLMEVQKKPQRGTPRVEKVEHSGTVISVVLGVGSSRMLYDVVPVVSFKGWPAVAQSWLMENHFWDGKITEEEVISGFYLVPACSHVGRRENEWRLSFARSEVQLKKCISPSLMAAYQACKAIVTKLLSRPKAVGPYHLRSVMLWACDRLPAAYLQQDELSAPLLLGLMDDLQHCLLNKTCPNYFIPQCNMLERLEDDAALLHARRLSSVRSDPAEHLRTAIEHAKAANRLTVELQWSPPSPQSDSGGGENQPDDRLAKKLQQLVTENPGKSISVFINPDDVTRPHFRIDDKFF; encoded by the exons ATGGCGGCCCCTGCGCTCTCCGGTCGGGCGGGTTCGATGGGCAACCTCGGTAACGGCCACAGTAACGGTGTCGGTAATAATCAGAGTAACGGTGTCGGTAGTAATCATGGGAACAGCCTCGGTAACAGCCCCACTGCGGCCGCCGGGAGGCAGAGCGTCGGGCCGGAGCTGGACTTTAGGTCCGCGGCTCGGATGGAGGATTTAAACAAACTGATCCAAGAATTTAACAAACACGAGCAGAGAGAGTACGATGATCAGAGAGCTCTGGAAATACACACTGCTAAAGACTTCATCTTCTCCATGCTGg GGATGGTGCAGAAGCTGGACCAGAAGCTACCCGTGGCTAACGAGTACCTGCTGCTGTCGGGCGGCGTGCGTGAGGGCGTGGTGGACATGGACCTGGACGAACTGAGCGTGTTCACGCGTGGCACAGACTACGACATGGATTTCACTCTGCTGGTGCCGGCGCTGAAGCTGCACGACCGGAACCAGCCAGTGACGCTGGACATGCGCCACTCGGCCCTGGGCCACTCGTGGCTCAGCCTGCGTCTGTTTGACGAGGGAACCATCAGCCGCTGGAAGGACTGCTGCTCCGTGGTGGAGCACGTTAGCGGCACCGCTAACTACTTCTTCTCCCCCACGCTGGTGTCGGACTGGTTCTACCGATCCATCTCCCTGGTGCTGATGGAGGTGCAGAAGAAACCTCAGAGAGGAACGCCTCGGGTGGAGAAGGTGGAGCACAGTGGAACGGTGATCTCTGTG GTGCTGGGCGTGGGCAGCAGTCGGATGCTGTACGATGTTGTTCCCGTGGTGTCGTTTAAAGGATGGCCAGCTGTAGCTCAGAGCTGGTTAATGGAAAACCACTTCTGGGATGGAAAGATCACAGAGGAggag GTGATCAGCGGGTTCTACCTGGTTCCGGCATGTTCTCACGTGGGTCGCAGAGAAAACGAGTGGCGCCTGTCGTTCGCCCGCAGCGAGGTGCAGCTGAAGAAGTGCATCTCTCCCAGCCTGATGGCGGCGTACCAGGCGTGTAAGGCCATCGTCACCAAACTGCTGAGTCGGCCCAAAGCTGTGGGGCCCTACCACCTGCGCAGCGTGATGCTGTGGGCGTGTGACCGCCTGCCCGCCGCCTACCTGCAGCAGGACGAGCTGTCGGCTCCACTGCTGCTGGGCCTGATGGACGACCTGCAGCACTGCCTGCTCAATAAGACCTGCCCCAACTACTTCATCCCCCAGTGCAACATGCTGGAGCGCCTGGAGGACGACGCCGCGCTGCTGCATGCACGTCGACTCAGCTCCGTGCGCTCCGACCCCGCCGAGCACCTGCGCACCGCCATCGAGCACGCCAAGGCCGCCAACCGGCTGACGGTGGAGCTGCAGTGGAGCCCGCCCTCGCCACAGTCGGACAGCGGCGGTGGCGAGAACCAGCCCGACGACCGGCTCGCCAAGAAGCTGCAGCAGCTGGTGACGGAGAACCCCGGGAAGTCCATCTCCGTCTTCATCAACCCCGACGATGTCACGCGGCCGCACTTCAGGATCGATGACAAGTTCTTCTGA